The Populus nigra chromosome 19, ddPopNigr1.1, whole genome shotgun sequence genome includes a window with the following:
- the LOC133679897 gene encoding probable carboxylesterase 12, whose product MFSYNMDAAKADVAKDLSPFIILYKDGRIERLIGNEIAPPSQDPKSDVLSKDVIYSKEARLSCRLYLPKGVDPNKKLPLLIYIHGGGFCAESAFSPTYHNYVNLLVAEAKVIAISVDYRRVPEHPIPIPYDDSWAALKWAASHVNGDGPEEWLNKHADLSKVFLAGDSAGGNIAHHVAMRFGQEKIIGVNVAGIVLINPYFWGEERIGNEVNESERVLKGMSATWHLACPKTSGCDDPLINPTYDPNLSSLGCSKVFVSVAEKDLLRDRGLLYCETLKKSGWVGVIETMEVKGEGHVFHLFKPASDNAVAMLKKIVSFIHGQN is encoded by the coding sequence ATGTTTTCATACAATATGGACGCAGCCAAGGCTGATGTTGCCAAGGATCTGTCTCCCTTTATCATCTTATATAAAGATGGCAGGATAGAGAGGCTCATTGGCAACGAAATCGCCCCCCCTTCCCAGGACCCCAAATCCGATGTCCTGTCAAAAGATGTCATCTATTCAAAAGAAGCAAGACTATCTTGTAGACTTTACCTCCCAAAAGGAGTGGATCCCAACAAAAAGCTCCCTCTCCTAATTTACATTCATGGGGGAGGCTTCTGCGCGGAAAGTGCCTTCTCGCCTACTTACCATAATTACGTTAACCTCTTAGTCGCCGAGGCTAAAGTTATTGCTATCTCTGTTGATTATAGGAGAGTACCAGAACATCCCATCCCTATTCCATATGATGATTCATGGGCTGCCCTGAAATGGGCTGCATCTCATGTCAACGGAGACGGACCTGAAGAGTGGCTAAATAAACATGCTGATTTAAGCAAGGTGTTCTTGGCTGGTGACAGTGCTGGTGGTAACATAGCACACCACGTGGCTATGAGGTTTGGTCAAGAGAAAATAATTGGTGTAAATGTTGCAggtattgttttaataaatccTTATTTTTGGGGAGAGGAAAGGATTGGAAATGAAGTTAATGAATCAGAGAGAGTGTTGAAAGGGATGAGTGCAACATGGCACCTTGCATGTCCTAAAACAAGTGGATGTGATGACCCTTTAATCAATCCTACTTATGATCCAAATTTGTCTAGTCTGGGGTGCTCCAAGGTGTTTGTTTCTGTTGCTGAGAAAGATTTGCTAAGGGATAGGGGCCTGCTATACTGCGAGACTTTGAAGAAAAGTGGATGGGTTGGAGTGATTGAGACTATGGAGGTCAAAGGAGAGGGGCACGTCTTTCATTTGTTCAAGCCAGCCAGCGACAATGCTGTGGCCATGCTTAAAAAGATTGTCTCCTTCATACATGGCCAAAACTGA